A genome region from Anaerobacillus alkaliphilus includes the following:
- a CDS encoding GNAT family N-acetyltransferase → MFSFKVDNEISIELLQQHHKNELFELIDTNREHLRKWLLWVDKRKSAEDFEPIIPIWIKNYADNNGFDAGIRYNGKLVGMIGLHYIDWKNSSTSIGYFLSEEAQGNGVITRSLASLLTYLFRTLNLNRVKIQCARNNHKSMAIPDRLGFVREGIKREGQWLYGHYEDLVTFSLLSKDWDSK, encoded by the coding sequence TTGTTTTCATTTAAAGTAGATAATGAAATATCAATTGAACTTCTACAGCAACATCATAAGAATGAATTATTTGAACTCATTGATACAAATCGAGAACATCTTAGAAAATGGTTGTTATGGGTTGATAAGAGAAAGTCTGCGGAAGATTTTGAACCTATCATCCCCATTTGGATTAAAAACTACGCGGATAACAACGGTTTTGATGCAGGAATTAGGTATAATGGTAAATTAGTTGGTATGATAGGACTTCATTATATTGATTGGAAGAATAGTTCCACGAGTATTGGCTACTTTCTATCTGAAGAAGCTCAAGGGAACGGTGTTATTACAAGATCTTTGGCGTCATTGTTGACCTACCTTTTCAGAACATTAAATCTCAATAGAGTAAAAATTCAGTGTGCTAGAAATAATCACAAGAGTATGGCTATTCCCGATAGACTAGGGTTTGTTAGAGAGGGGATCAAGAGGGAAGGTCAATGGCTTTATGGCCATTACGAAGACTTGGTTACCTTTAGCTTATTGTCGAAGGATTGGGACAGTAAATAA
- a CDS encoding glycosyltransferase, giving the protein MILAIITCLFWLIVLIDAFLGMRKLESLTNVSEDLGGNTPLVSIIIAAKNEAKDIKKSVQSQLKQTYQNIEWIIVNDRSSDGTGKLIEELVQEDHRVRSIHIHELPSGWLGKNHALYQGYLVSKGDILLFTDGDVYFEKDTVVKSLSYLTKNNIDHLTLTPDMDVKPFWAKAFVTFFLFGFSYFKRPWRANDDQSPVAIGIGAYNMVTKEAYEAVGTHKSISMRPDDDLMLGVSIKKIGRKQRIVRGQSHLQVEWYSSLKEAIIGLEKNTFAGLYYNYFMVIFALSGIFISQVWPYLALFYTEGVTRTLYGISILLLFLVYRETANVMAKGAVRYFLVFPISAVIFMYCIARATILTSFRGGIQWRGTFYSMKELKKKP; this is encoded by the coding sequence ATGATCCTAGCAATCATTACTTGTCTATTTTGGCTAATCGTTCTGATTGATGCTTTCCTTGGAATGCGTAAACTTGAAAGCCTAACAAATGTATCAGAAGACCTAGGAGGTAACACCCCACTGGTTTCCATTATTATTGCGGCAAAAAACGAAGCAAAGGATATTAAAAAAAGTGTTCAATCTCAACTCAAGCAAACGTATCAAAATATTGAATGGATTATCGTAAATGATCGTTCCAGTGATGGTACCGGGAAACTGATAGAAGAATTGGTCCAAGAAGACCATCGAGTACGTTCCATCCACATTCATGAGCTCCCTAGTGGTTGGCTCGGAAAAAACCATGCATTATATCAAGGCTACCTAGTTTCAAAAGGAGATATACTCCTTTTTACAGACGGTGATGTCTATTTTGAAAAGGATACTGTAGTAAAATCATTGTCCTACTTAACCAAAAATAACATTGACCATTTAACACTAACCCCAGATATGGACGTAAAACCATTTTGGGCAAAAGCGTTTGTTACCTTTTTTCTATTTGGATTTTCCTATTTTAAGAGACCTTGGCGAGCAAATGATGATCAGAGCCCTGTTGCGATAGGAATAGGTGCTTATAATATGGTAACAAAAGAAGCCTACGAGGCTGTTGGTACACATAAGAGCATTTCAATGCGTCCTGATGATGATTTAATGCTTGGAGTAAGTATTAAAAAGATTGGCAGAAAACAACGAATTGTCAGAGGTCAATCGCATCTACAAGTTGAATGGTATTCTTCCTTAAAAGAAGCAATCATCGGGTTAGAAAAAAATACATTCGCTGGTCTTTACTATAACTACTTTATGGTCATCTTTGCACTCAGTGGTATTTTCATTTCCCAGGTTTGGCCGTACCTCGCGCTCTTTTATACAGAAGGAGTAACTCGTACTCTGTATGGAATTTCAATTTTACTATTGTTCTTAGTTTACCGAGAGACGGCTAACGTCATGGCAAAAGGAGCGGTACGTTATTTTCTCGTTTTTCCAATCTCTGCGGTTATCTTCATGTATTGTATAGCTAGAGCAACAATCCTAACTAGCTTCCGTGGGGGTATTCAGTGGCGAGGAACGTTTTATTCAATGAAAGAGCTTAAGAAAAAACCATAG
- a CDS encoding endonuclease/exonuclease/phosphatase family protein, translating to MGKRFLGIIIVVILVISASTYFHEKLKAIYTWQTLGEHHFNGELTVVTYNIRYGKGLDGQVNLNRVIATLKDVNADIISLQEVERYSIRSNFYDQVRQIARDLDMNVLYFPSLAYPGFYYGNVILSRFPIIDSEIIPFITSRENRSAIIGKILLPNSEEIYVINTHLGLDKAERLKAIHRIHQFIEGVNKPVFLTGDLNSTPSMMEYEIWTNYLQKSNEGIPLQTFYKKDWQIDYIFHSHHFTVTNVNVHKSDASDHFPVVAMFRLGKK from the coding sequence ATGGGGAAACGGTTCTTGGGGATCATTATTGTCGTTATCTTGGTTATTAGTGCAAGTACATATTTTCATGAAAAATTGAAAGCAATTTATACTTGGCAAACTCTAGGTGAGCATCACTTTAATGGTGAGTTAACTGTTGTTACGTATAATATCCGATATGGCAAGGGACTTGATGGGCAAGTAAATCTGAACCGAGTAATTGCCACTCTGAAAGATGTAAATGCTGATATTATTTCGTTACAAGAAGTTGAGCGGTATAGCATTCGTTCTAATTTTTATGATCAAGTACGACAGATTGCCAGGGACCTAGATATGAACGTACTTTATTTTCCTTCACTTGCGTATCCAGGCTTTTATTATGGGAATGTCATTTTATCTCGGTTTCCTATTATCGATTCGGAAATCATCCCGTTTATCACTAGCCGTGAAAATCGGTCTGCGATTATTGGGAAAATACTTTTACCAAATTCGGAAGAGATTTATGTGATCAATACACATTTAGGCTTGGATAAAGCTGAACGTCTAAAAGCTATTCACCGTATCCATCAGTTCATCGAAGGAGTTAATAAACCCGTTTTTTTAACTGGTGACTTAAACTCAACACCTAGTATGATGGAGTATGAAATTTGGACTAATTATCTACAAAAAAGTAATGAAGGTATTCCACTACAGACATTTTATAAAAAAGACTGGCAAATCGATTATATTTTCCACAGTCATCATTTTACGGTAACTAATGTCAATGTTCATAAGAGTGATGCATCAGATCATTTTCCGGTAGTCGCCATGTTTAGACTTGGAAAGAAATAG
- a CDS encoding CAP domain-containing protein produces MIKRIFIAVLLFTFCLPVVSHAQNIQFFKEPPFEHYKVSRGDTFWFIAQRYGLDYRELMRLNPEIVPTNMHVGEVIRLKPSAEHSSTFEDQVVRLVNQERRNRGLSPLTHRADLKNVAHKKAEDMIKSNYFSHNSPNYGSPFDMLRTFGISYQTAGENIAKGQKTPEAVMNSWMNSQGHRANILNAQYDSIGVGFYHGAWVQMFIKAR; encoded by the coding sequence ATGATAAAACGAATTTTTATTGCTGTGTTACTATTTACGTTCTGTCTTCCTGTAGTATCTCATGCTCAAAACATTCAATTTTTTAAAGAACCACCTTTTGAGCATTACAAAGTATCACGTGGAGATACATTTTGGTTCATTGCGCAAAGGTATGGACTTGATTACCGTGAGTTAATGAGATTAAACCCTGAGATTGTGCCTACAAATATGCATGTTGGTGAAGTCATCCGATTAAAACCATCGGCCGAGCATTCAAGTACATTTGAAGATCAAGTTGTGCGATTGGTTAATCAGGAAAGAAGAAACCGCGGTTTGAGTCCACTTACACATAGAGCAGACTTAAAGAATGTTGCACATAAGAAAGCTGAGGATATGATTAAATCTAATTATTTCTCACATAACAGTCCTAACTACGGTTCTCCTTTTGATATGCTAAGAACTTTTGGAATTAGCTATCAAACAGCAGGAGAGAACATTGCTAAGGGACAAAAAACTCCAGAGGCAGTTATGAATTCTTGGATGAATTCACAGGGGCACCGTGCCAATATTTTAAACGCTCAATACGATTCCATTGGTGTTGGATTTTATCACGGCGCATGGGTACAGATGTTTATAAAAGCTCGTTAA
- a CDS encoding cobyrinate a,c-diamide synthase, translating to MSQNRLVIAGTGSGVGKTTLTIGLMAALKSKGLVVQGFKCGPDYIDPSYHTAVTGRPSRNLDSWMLDEEKVKEIFLRGSEEADISIIEGVMGFLDGKDPRSNVGSTAEISMMTKSPVILVVDCYSMARSAAAIVKGFQTLSGGATIVGVIANQVGSEGHYQLIKTAIEQECEIPVVGYLKKELNIELPERHLGLIPSIERGELTEFFRSLANLVSETIDLEVLIDLSKAEQLEAFPSIFTKKEEQTVQIAVAKDQAFNFYYPENLEILEEKGAKLLYFSPLQGERLPEGVDGLYIGGGFPEEFADELSAQVEVKQSLLEAINNGLPTVAECGGFMYLTEGIETTDGISYEMVGVIPGYVRMQKHLVAIGYREIKGESGNFLFLEENEARGHEFHYSTYHSNKPVSSAYQTRGLGGSVQEGFMTSNLVAGYTHIHFASSLRLVENWISKCKDYQRNNEGV from the coding sequence TTGAGTCAGAATAGATTAGTTATTGCCGGTACTGGAAGTGGTGTAGGGAAGACAACGTTAACGATTGGGCTAATGGCAGCCTTAAAGAGTAAAGGATTGGTTGTACAAGGCTTTAAATGTGGGCCAGATTACATTGATCCTTCCTATCACACAGCTGTTACAGGAAGACCATCCCGGAATTTGGATAGTTGGATGTTAGATGAGGAAAAAGTGAAAGAAATTTTTCTGCGAGGAAGCGAAGAAGCTGATATTAGTATAATAGAAGGAGTTATGGGGTTCCTTGACGGTAAAGATCCACGTTCGAATGTTGGGAGCACTGCTGAAATTAGCATGATGACAAAAAGTCCTGTTATCCTTGTTGTCGACTGCTATAGTATGGCTCGGAGTGCAGCAGCTATCGTCAAAGGGTTTCAGACTCTTAGTGGGGGTGCAACAATTGTTGGGGTGATTGCCAACCAAGTTGGAAGCGAGGGGCATTATCAGCTTATTAAGACAGCGATTGAACAAGAGTGTGAGATACCAGTGGTAGGTTACTTGAAGAAAGAACTAAATATTGAGTTGCCAGAACGACATTTAGGGTTGATCCCTTCAATTGAACGTGGGGAGCTTACGGAATTTTTTCGTAGCTTAGCAAACTTAGTTTCGGAAACGATTGATTTAGAAGTGCTAATTGATCTATCAAAAGCTGAACAGCTTGAGGCGTTCCCTTCAATTTTTACAAAAAAGGAAGAACAAACTGTTCAAATAGCCGTTGCGAAAGATCAAGCGTTTAACTTTTACTATCCTGAAAATTTAGAAATACTTGAAGAAAAAGGTGCGAAGTTGTTGTACTTTTCTCCATTACAAGGAGAACGGTTGCCTGAAGGAGTCGACGGACTATACATAGGTGGAGGATTTCCAGAAGAATTTGCAGACGAGCTGTCAGCACAAGTTGAGGTAAAACAATCGTTGCTAGAGGCAATAAACAATGGGTTACCGACAGTGGCAGAATGTGGGGGCTTTATGTACTTAACTGAAGGTATTGAAACGACAGATGGAATTTCATATGAAATGGTCGGAGTCATACCAGGCTATGTTCGAATGCAAAAGCATTTAGTGGCAATAGGCTATCGAGAGATTAAAGGAGAAAGCGGAAATTTCTTATTTTTAGAAGAAAATGAAGCGAGAGGACACGAATTTCATTATTCTACGTACCACTCAAATAAGCCAGTCTCGTCTGCCTATCAAACGAGAGGCCTAGGTGGATCAGTGCAGGAAGGGTTTATGACAAGCAATCTAGTTGCAGGTTACACCCACATTCACTTCGCATCCTCGCTACGTTTGGTTGAAAATTGGATTTCTAAGTGTAAAGATTACCAACGAAATAACGAAGGGGTGTAA
- a CDS encoding VOC family protein yields MIFEMTNQVRVKNIQEGQMWYQTLFNRQPDFIPHEGFAEWEVIPGCWLQVAEGTSSEASGPIRFGVTDIEGERERLIEELNIDRFEIFSREEVPVKWATFTDPWGNRLGFFEYLNKNEERERIKTIMGN; encoded by the coding sequence GTGATATTTGAAATGACAAATCAAGTTCGTGTTAAGAACATTCAAGAAGGACAAATGTGGTATCAAACTTTATTTAATAGACAACCAGATTTTATCCCACACGAAGGTTTTGCTGAATGGGAAGTAATACCTGGTTGTTGGCTGCAAGTTGCCGAGGGGACCTCTTCTGAAGCAAGTGGTCCTATACGTTTTGGGGTAACAGACATAGAAGGTGAAAGGGAACGCCTTATTGAAGAATTAAACATTGATAGGTTTGAAATCTTTTCGAGAGAAGAGGTTCCTGTAAAATGGGCTACATTTACAGACCCTTGGGGAAATCGTCTTGGTTTCTTTGAATATTTAAATAAGAACGAAGAAAGAGAACGTATTAAAACGATTATGGGAAATTAG
- a CDS encoding precorrin-2 dehydrogenase/sirohydrochlorin ferrochelatase family protein, which produces MTLKLRSQKIVIVGGGVIAERKLRKLLETGAIITLISPEITDLISTFVSEGKLTWKNKNFSKDDLTNAFIIIAATNSREVNQQVYEACNQTQLINVVDNPALSNFFVPSTFRRGKLEISVSTSGASPGLSKKIVEQLYTQFDDSYEWYLDFLADARSIIQERITEPKTRYRIQRNLLEPIFYELTRSQSVEERRELLEELLTNDGEFSRKP; this is translated from the coding sequence ATTACCCTTAAATTAAGAAGTCAGAAAATCGTTATAGTCGGCGGAGGTGTTATTGCCGAGAGAAAACTGAGAAAACTCTTAGAAACTGGTGCAATTATTACATTAATAAGCCCAGAAATTACTGACTTGATATCCACCTTTGTTTCAGAAGGAAAGCTAACTTGGAAGAATAAGAACTTTTCTAAAGATGATCTGACAAACGCATTCATAATTATTGCAGCGACGAATTCTAGAGAGGTTAACCAACAGGTATATGAGGCTTGCAATCAAACTCAACTAATAAATGTAGTAGATAACCCAGCTTTAAGTAATTTCTTCGTACCGTCAACTTTTCGAAGGGGAAAGTTAGAGATTTCAGTTTCAACTAGTGGAGCGAGTCCCGGCCTTTCAAAAAAAATAGTAGAACAACTTTATACACAATTTGATGACTCGTATGAATGGTATCTTGACTTTTTAGCCGATGCTAGGTCGATCATCCAAGAGAGGATTACAGAACCGAAAACCCGTTATAGGATACAGAGAAACCTTTTAGAACCTATTTTTTATGAACTGACAAGAAGTCAGTCAGTGGAAGAGAGAAGAGAGCTATTAGAGGAATTGTTAACTAATGACGGAGAATTTAGTAGAAAACCATAG